In Sporosarcina sp. PTS2304, a genomic segment contains:
- a CDS encoding FTR1 family protein: MRLSSQLSKWIAVLFIALLLPVRSVFAETNYSDLYISISDAIMETKQGHDTEAVDSIKEFEAIWKEQQLESSKQSKAIDQAIKEALTATPETRGDTLSALSKALHTLEKAENPVDELAERETFSKAMAPALSTLEQAIESKSLEEIKQANQQFISTWTRNERPVREQSISAYGAIETNMAFMRITLAEENPDSSVLQMQFEELTTVIDQFVKGTLKEQAAEEYSLATLIALLDDSSEAIESGNLELAKNTLRNFIQIWPNVEGEVRTKNASLYTMLENELPLMIGQLTNRGYDTEKAAQQLKGFTQQIALLQTNDSFSFWDSALILLREGLEALLIIVALLSFLTSANQQSKRKWVYIGALAGLLLSIVAAIMMSTVLQSVTIGNDREKMEGYVGLIAAALMLGVGVWMHQKSSVASWNRYISKQMGQAISKGSVLAMASVSFLSVFREGAETLVFYAGIAPKMSTVEFIAGIILALIILSIVAVIFTKVSHKIPIHRFFAVATILIYILAFKIIGVSLHTLQLTNVIGTTVQPNLPIIDWIGFYPTNETILAQLCLLFFIGVAIWLKKRNKQPKMELMNK, translated from the coding sequence GTGAGACTCTCTTCTCAATTGTCTAAATGGATAGCCGTTCTATTCATCGCACTACTATTGCCTGTTCGTTCAGTGTTTGCAGAAACGAATTATAGTGATCTTTATATTTCTATTAGTGATGCAATTATGGAAACGAAGCAAGGACATGATACTGAAGCGGTGGACTCTATAAAAGAATTTGAAGCTATTTGGAAAGAGCAGCAACTAGAGTCGTCCAAACAATCCAAAGCGATCGATCAAGCGATTAAAGAGGCGCTAACGGCAACCCCTGAAACACGTGGTGATACGTTAAGCGCATTGTCGAAAGCCTTGCATACGTTGGAAAAAGCCGAGAATCCAGTGGATGAACTAGCAGAGCGCGAAACGTTCAGTAAAGCAATGGCGCCCGCACTATCCACATTAGAACAAGCGATAGAATCCAAATCTTTAGAAGAAATTAAGCAAGCGAACCAACAATTTATATCGACTTGGACACGTAATGAACGCCCGGTTCGTGAACAGAGTATATCCGCCTATGGTGCGATCGAAACGAACATGGCATTCATGCGGATCACACTCGCGGAAGAAAATCCTGATAGTAGTGTCTTGCAAATGCAGTTTGAAGAATTGACAACTGTCATTGATCAATTTGTAAAAGGAACATTAAAAGAGCAGGCGGCAGAAGAGTACTCATTAGCCACTTTAATCGCATTACTGGATGATAGTTCTGAAGCGATAGAGTCTGGTAATTTGGAGCTTGCTAAAAATACATTACGTAACTTTATTCAAATTTGGCCGAATGTCGAAGGAGAAGTACGCACGAAAAATGCTTCTTTGTATACGATGCTGGAAAACGAGTTACCACTAATGATCGGTCAACTGACGAATCGTGGATATGATACTGAGAAAGCTGCGCAACAATTGAAAGGCTTTACACAGCAAATTGCTTTATTACAGACGAATGATAGCTTTAGCTTTTGGGATTCTGCATTAATTTTATTGCGAGAAGGATTAGAAGCATTGCTGATCATTGTGGCATTGCTATCGTTTTTGACATCTGCCAATCAGCAATCAAAACGTAAATGGGTATATATCGGTGCGTTGGCGGGACTCCTACTAAGTATTGTGGCGGCCATTATGATGTCCACTGTTTTGCAATCTGTGACAATTGGCAATGACCGTGAAAAGATGGAAGGGTACGTTGGGCTAATCGCTGCGGCGTTAATGCTAGGTGTCGGAGTTTGGATGCATCAAAAATCTTCTGTTGCGTCATGGAATCGCTATATTTCTAAACAGATGGGACAAGCGATTTCCAAAGGCAGCGTACTTGCTATGGCGTCGGTCAGTTTCCTTTCCGTTTTTCGTGAAGGGGCGGAAACCCTTGTCTTTTATGCTGGAATCGCGCCTAAAATGTCTACTGTGGAGTTTATAGCAGGTATTATACTAGCATTAATCATTCTTTCTATCGTAGCTGTAATCTTTACGAAAGTCAGTCATAAAATTCCGATACATCGTTTTTTTGCAGTAGCTACTATTTTGATCTACATACTAGCATTCAAAATAATCGGTGTTAGCTTACACACATTACAATTAACAAATGTTATCGGTACAACGGTTCAGCCCAATCTGCCGATTATCGATTGGATTGGTTTTTATCCAACGAACGAAACTATTCTTGCACAACTATGTTTATTATTTTTCATTGGAGTAGCTATTTGGTTGAAGAAAAGAAACAAACAGCCGAAAATGGAATTAATGAATAAATAA
- the efeB gene encoding iron uptake transporter deferrochelatase/peroxidase subunit, protein MSDMSEEKFFEKKISRRQMLKYTGAGAAGVVIGASGLGSVLNVFGMAVEEDNPRAKHKINFYGKHQSGIATECQSYVYFASLHVLVSSQKELMDLFKMWTPLSVRMMNGEQIADPSSNLLLPAKDTGEAVGLDAMNLTLTFGVGPSLFEKDSLGLAAKRPKELKDLPHFPKDQLDPAYTGGDICIQACADDPQVAFHAVRNLVRAASGKVSLKWTQAGFNSYPMKGKKKETPRNLFAFKDGSVNPNSTKEAEMNDVVWVGAGDSKNWMTNGSYLAVRRVQMHLETWDRTALQEQEATFGRHRDTGAPLGKQKEMEKMNLDEKDANGEYVIAENSHVRLAMQAKEKVFRRSFSYSSGVMDSTGTFDAGLLFISFQKHPKQFIAIQNSFGREDKLNEYITHRGSALFACFPGVQKGGFIGETLFSIV, encoded by the coding sequence GTGAGTGACATGTCAGAAGAAAAATTTTTCGAAAAGAAAATTTCACGTCGTCAAATGTTGAAGTATACAGGGGCAGGTGCAGCGGGAGTAGTTATCGGCGCTTCAGGTCTAGGCAGTGTACTCAATGTTTTCGGTATGGCTGTAGAAGAAGACAATCCACGTGCGAAACATAAAATCAATTTTTATGGGAAGCATCAATCGGGGATCGCGACTGAATGTCAAAGTTACGTCTATTTCGCTTCGTTACATGTTTTGGTAAGTTCTCAGAAAGAGTTGATGGATCTATTCAAAATGTGGACTCCATTATCTGTTCGTATGATGAATGGAGAACAGATAGCGGATCCTTCTTCCAACCTGTTACTGCCGGCTAAAGACACTGGAGAAGCAGTCGGGTTGGATGCGATGAATTTAACGCTAACATTTGGCGTAGGACCTTCTTTATTCGAGAAAGATTCACTCGGATTAGCAGCAAAACGTCCGAAAGAGTTAAAAGACTTGCCGCATTTCCCTAAAGATCAACTAGATCCTGCCTATACAGGTGGCGACATTTGCATTCAGGCATGTGCCGATGATCCGCAAGTGGCGTTCCATGCCGTCCGTAATTTAGTGCGAGCCGCTTCCGGTAAAGTGAGTCTTAAGTGGACGCAGGCAGGATTCAATTCTTATCCGATGAAAGGTAAAAAGAAAGAAACGCCCCGCAATTTATTTGCTTTTAAAGATGGCTCAGTTAATCCGAACAGCACAAAAGAAGCGGAAATGAATGATGTTGTTTGGGTTGGTGCAGGAGACTCGAAAAATTGGATGACGAATGGCAGCTATCTAGCTGTAAGAAGAGTTCAAATGCATTTGGAAACTTGGGATCGGACAGCACTTCAAGAGCAGGAAGCGACATTTGGCAGACATCGTGATACAGGAGCTCCACTCGGAAAGCAAAAAGAGATGGAAAAGATGAACCTCGATGAAAAAGACGCCAACGGGGAGTATGTCATTGCCGAAAATTCCCATGTTCGATTAGCTATGCAAGCGAAAGAAAAAGTTTTCCGCCGTTCATTTTCCTATAGTTCGGGCGTTATGGATTCCACAGGAACATTTGATGCGGGCTTACTGTTTATTTCATTTCAAAAGCATCCAAAGCAATTTATCGCAATTCAAAATAGTTTTGGTCGGGAAGATAAATTAAATGAATATATTACTCATCGCGGCAGTGCGTTATTCGCTTGCTTCCCTGGAGTGCAAAAAGGGGGATTCATAGGTGAGACTCTCTTCTCAATTGTCTAA
- the efeO gene encoding iron uptake system protein EfeO, whose amino-acid sequence MRRKIVGTLALTASILLAACGTDSNADKTNPTESTNVADLTVETDAYKKFALEQMDQFVIETEKFVTAVKTGQLEEAKAIYPLARMYFERSEPIAESFGDLDPRIDARLADVQEEGQGEEEWSGYHKIEYGLWVEKTTEGYAEVADQLLKDAKELRARVETVEVSPDLMITGAVDLLNEVSTSKITGEEEIYSHTDLYDFKANIEGAEKIFEILKDKMVAKDQALVDELESKFATINELLEKYKDGSDGYISYEQLTQEDTKALSEAVNQLGEPLSMMGIVME is encoded by the coding sequence ATGAGAAGAAAAATAGTAGGTACACTTGCATTAACAGCTAGTATTCTATTGGCAGCTTGCGGTACGGATTCTAATGCAGATAAAACTAACCCGACTGAATCAACTAATGTAGCTGATTTAACAGTGGAGACAGATGCTTATAAAAAATTTGCATTGGAACAGATGGACCAATTCGTAATCGAGACAGAGAAGTTTGTGACGGCTGTGAAAACTGGACAATTGGAAGAGGCGAAAGCGATATATCCACTTGCGCGCATGTATTTTGAACGTTCCGAACCGATTGCAGAGAGTTTTGGCGATTTGGATCCAAGAATTGATGCACGTTTAGCTGATGTTCAAGAAGAAGGTCAAGGAGAAGAAGAGTGGTCTGGATATCATAAAATTGAATACGGTCTGTGGGTAGAAAAGACGACAGAAGGCTATGCCGAAGTCGCTGATCAATTATTAAAAGATGCCAAAGAATTACGGGCGCGTGTTGAAACGGTAGAAGTTTCTCCAGATTTAATGATTACAGGAGCTGTCGACCTTTTGAACGAAGTCTCTACTTCTAAAATTACCGGTGAAGAAGAAATTTATTCGCATACAGATTTATATGACTTTAAAGCCAATATAGAAGGTGCGGAGAAAATATTTGAAATATTGAAAGACAAAATGGTAGCGAAAGATCAGGCGCTTGTAGATGAGTTAGAAAGTAAATTCGCAACGATCAATGAATTGCTTGAGAAATATAAAGATGGATCTGATGGCTATATATCCTATGAACAGTTAACACAAGAAGATACAAAAGCTTTATCGGAAGCTGTTAATCAATTAGGTGAACCATTAAGTATGATGGGCATCGTAATGGAGTGA
- a CDS encoding DUF2157 domain-containing protein has translation MKRKVSKPEYRFLENEFRYLQQQGRLDSKDARDLLALYEPRGSTNFVRVLLVFGAILIGVGILSFIAGNWAGMTPFFKFGLIVFSLILFYIVGHVLEDNYEKTAKSMFYIGAAVYGAGIFLIGQSFHLQHTVYTDFLLWAIGILPLAYYLRDQLVAVFASAFLIVYSFSSFASISSTPYWLLLLIPILFWMNEKRLGQKSSLFVMAVLVTTAFVVNLLESFGLDEWISLFLVFVGGVFLVLYPFKRYKTASTWVGSVLYGIAGITLTFEYAWETLNVETVAPYVFAALFIILLIYFLKNDSLPAILITCGLIYRYYADISYDFMPKSLFFIIGGLILIGFGFWFEKSRRETVKRHEE, from the coding sequence GTGAAAAGAAAAGTCAGCAAGCCAGAATATAGATTTCTGGAAAATGAGTTCCGCTATTTGCAGCAGCAAGGAAGATTGGATTCCAAAGATGCCAGGGATCTATTAGCCCTTTACGAACCGAGAGGCTCTACCAATTTCGTCAGAGTATTACTCGTATTTGGAGCTATTCTTATAGGGGTCGGAATTTTAAGCTTTATTGCGGGTAACTGGGCAGGCATGACGCCATTCTTCAAATTCGGCTTAATCGTTTTTTCTTTAATTTTATTTTATATTGTCGGTCATGTGCTTGAGGATAATTATGAGAAAACTGCTAAAAGCATGTTTTACATCGGAGCTGCAGTCTATGGGGCCGGAATCTTTCTTATCGGTCAAAGTTTCCATTTACAACATACCGTCTACACAGACTTTTTATTGTGGGCCATCGGAATTTTACCACTTGCATACTACTTACGAGATCAGTTAGTGGCGGTTTTCGCAAGTGCCTTTTTAATCGTCTATAGTTTTTCATCTTTCGCTAGCATTTCCAGCACTCCTTATTGGTTGTTGCTATTGATTCCGATATTGTTTTGGATGAACGAGAAGAGACTTGGTCAAAAATCTTCACTATTTGTCATGGCTGTTCTCGTAACGACAGCTTTTGTAGTCAATCTATTGGAATCATTCGGTCTCGATGAATGGATTTCTTTATTTCTTGTTTTCGTCGGGGGGGTGTTCCTAGTCCTCTATCCATTTAAGCGCTACAAAACAGCGTCCACTTGGGTCGGTTCCGTGCTGTATGGTATTGCAGGGATTACGTTAACATTTGAGTATGCATGGGAAACACTGAACGTAGAGACGGTTGCTCCTTATGTTTTCGCTGCTCTATTCATTATTTTGCTAATTTACTTTCTAAAGAACGATAGTTTACCTGCCATTCTGATTACTTGTGGATTAATCTATCGGTATTACGCTGATATCTCTTATGACTTTATGCCAAAGTCTCTATTCTTTATTATTGGTGGATTGATATTAATTGGATTTGGTTTCTGGTTTGAAAAATCTCGGCGAGAGACGGTGAAGCGTCATGAAGAATAA
- a CDS encoding GDYXXLXY domain-containing protein produces the protein MKNKRNLFLIALIVPILLLVSMTWKPLWTVNKGETVLLETIPVDPRDILYGDYVQLQFAIEEFGPDSIEPALLDKLTSKYSGNLKVYAVLERQNSEELYGLKMITDKKPSDDLYLEGTMYYYGEPYDGSHTVYYADFLPDRFYVSENTGTELEKLSQRGKLLAEMKVKDGFAVLQDIYPK, from the coding sequence ATGAAGAATAAACGAAACCTATTTCTGATCGCGCTAATTGTCCCTATCTTGCTTTTGGTATCTATGACATGGAAACCTTTGTGGACAGTGAATAAAGGCGAGACAGTTTTGTTGGAAACTATTCCAGTAGATCCTCGCGATATTTTATACGGAGATTACGTGCAATTGCAATTCGCTATTGAAGAGTTTGGTCCAGATTCCATAGAGCCTGCACTTCTTGACAAACTGACTTCGAAGTACTCTGGAAATTTAAAAGTATATGCTGTGCTTGAACGACAAAATAGTGAAGAACTGTATGGTTTAAAAATGATAACCGATAAAAAGCCGAGTGACGATTTGTATTTAGAAGGAACGATGTATTATTATGGAGAACCTTATGACGGTAGCCATACTGTATATTATGCTGATTTCCTTCCCGATCGCTTTTATGTATCGGAAAATACCGGTACTGAATTGGAGAAACTTTCACAACGCGGCAAGTTACTTGCAGAGATGAAAGTAAAAGACGGATTTGCTGTGTTGCAAGATATTTATCCTAAATGA
- a CDS encoding AAA family ATPase, whose amino-acid sequence MKPISKLASKILLIVLFVTAIAAGVTWNYFQGAGGKEVSFAEMERLIASHSGDALLLKETADGELSISINNQSYITMVRPQSTLVDDLVQKYNISYQYKTANSVGGWVISGLLLTAMLTLFILHKKGKLNIGASGMKHQASKATPLPDITLDDIGGIPPEMKDEISQTLEIFKNPKVAKEMNIELPKGILLYGPPGTGKTLLAQAMAKEIGATFYSSSGAAFTELFVGVGASRVRTLFQNARKQTPAVIFIDEVDALAAKRKEHGGDEAEKTLTELLVQLDGGQDNDGILFIAATNRKDLLDDAFLRPGRIDFTFNVQLPDTKGRREIIDIHTNGKTLAPNVAASLDTLAESTSGFSGAEISGLFETASRRAIREGRTLIEKHDLDFAIDRTILGNTARTLNDQETKRRVAIHESGHALIAAITKPGSVRKATIIPRGQALGYVAPIQKELHLSTASELLDQVSMILAGGIAERLYLGEHSIGVSGDVEQAKDILERMVNTGIFQDGFSLIFNKAEKEEKMQMLFNQAAQKTETLLTEHAYQFEELVNALYKEETLEGTEVQRIVELPTPKEAVVFI is encoded by the coding sequence TTGAAGCCTATATCTAAGCTAGCATCTAAGATTTTACTCATCGTCCTTTTTGTCACGGCAATCGCTGCAGGGGTCACGTGGAATTACTTTCAGGGAGCTGGTGGAAAAGAAGTCTCTTTTGCCGAGATGGAACGATTGATCGCTTCACATTCAGGCGATGCGCTGCTATTAAAAGAAACAGCCGATGGTGAACTTTCTATCTCAATCAATAACCAATCCTATATTACGATGGTTCGTCCACAAAGTACTTTAGTGGATGATCTCGTCCAGAAGTACAATATATCGTATCAATACAAAACAGCAAACTCAGTAGGCGGCTGGGTCATTAGCGGTCTTTTACTGACTGCTATGCTCACACTATTCATCCTTCATAAAAAAGGAAAACTGAACATCGGTGCGTCAGGTATGAAACACCAGGCATCAAAGGCGACCCCTCTTCCAGATATTACATTGGATGACATTGGTGGAATTCCTCCTGAGATGAAAGATGAAATTTCACAAACGTTAGAAATCTTTAAAAATCCTAAAGTTGCGAAAGAGATGAATATCGAATTGCCAAAAGGAATCTTACTTTACGGACCTCCAGGAACGGGTAAGACTTTGCTCGCACAAGCAATGGCGAAAGAAATCGGCGCTACCTTTTATTCTTCAAGCGGCGCAGCATTCACAGAACTTTTTGTCGGAGTTGGTGCGTCTCGTGTACGCACACTTTTCCAAAATGCTCGCAAACAAACTCCAGCTGTCATATTTATTGACGAAGTGGATGCGCTAGCTGCAAAACGAAAAGAACATGGCGGAGATGAAGCAGAAAAAACATTAACTGAACTACTTGTCCAACTAGACGGTGGTCAAGACAATGATGGCATTCTATTTATTGCCGCAACTAATAGAAAAGATTTACTTGACGATGCATTTTTACGTCCTGGTCGTATTGATTTTACATTTAATGTCCAACTGCCCGACACGAAGGGACGTCGTGAAATTATCGACATTCATACGAATGGAAAAACCCTCGCGCCAAATGTTGCTGCTTCACTGGATACGCTAGCTGAAAGCACATCTGGTTTTTCTGGAGCTGAAATTAGCGGATTATTTGAAACTGCTAGCCGTCGTGCTATTCGTGAAGGTCGTACATTAATTGAAAAACATGACTTGGATTTTGCAATTGATCGTACAATTCTAGGAAATACAGCACGAACATTGAATGATCAAGAGACGAAACGTCGTGTTGCGATTCATGAGTCTGGCCACGCGCTGATTGCCGCTATTACAAAACCGGGTTCTGTACGGAAAGCGACTATTATTCCGAGAGGACAAGCACTCGGTTATGTAGCCCCTATTCAAAAGGAACTGCATTTATCGACAGCCAGTGAATTACTCGATCAAGTGAGTATGATTTTGGCCGGTGGTATCGCTGAACGCCTGTATTTGGGTGAACATAGCATTGGTGTCAGCGGTGATGTAGAGCAAGCGAAAGATATTTTAGAACGTATGGTCAATACCGGGATTTTCCAAGATGGATTTTCCTTGATTTTCAATAAAGCTGAAAAAGAAGAAAAAATGCAGATGCTTTTTAACCAAGCTGCACAGAAAACTGAAACGTTACTTACGGAACATGCTTATCAGTTTGAGGAATTAGTGAACGCGTTATATAAAGAGGAAACGTTAGAAGGCACAGAAGTCCAGCGAATTGTGGAGTTGCCGACACCGAAAGAAGCTGTAGTGTTTATTTGA